The stretch of DNA ACCAGCCTCGGGCACGTCAAGCCGTTCAAGGAGCGCATTCGGCTCATGAACAGCGCGAGTGAATTCGACGCGGCGATGGATGAGTTGGAATCACGCGTGGACCCGGCGTGGACAATGGTGCCGCACTGGGCATTTATCGAACATCTCGGTACAACGCAGCCGGATGAGGTGGCGGACCGAGAAGCAGTCATTCCAACCTGATTCGTGCGCGCCTGTCGATTGTGCGCCCCGGCAATCGAATAATCGACCGGTGGCCAAACTGCAGTTCAGGTCGTCGCTGGTTCTGAAGATGCGTCTGAAGGCGTTCTGGCTGCGCGCGTTCGAGTCCGGCCGCGACCCGGGCGTGGCGACCCGGCCGTTCATCCTCACCGGCCCGCCGCGCAGCGGCACGAGCCTGCTCAGCGCCCTGCTCACGCGCAAGCAAAACGTCGTCGTCGTCAACGAGCCGGTCGTGGTGGGCGACCCGCTGCTGGCGCGGGGCGAGCCGGCCAAACTCCTCCGCGGCTACATGAACTCGATCGCCCGGCAGATCGCCACGCGCGGCACCGTGCCCACCAAGGTCGATCGCAAAGACCCGTCGCGCCCCACCACCGACACCGCTCACCGCGGTTCGGTGCGGCGAAACGTCCACATCGACTTCGATCGCGCAGCGCCGCTGTGCATCGGCGTGAAACACCCCATCTCGTTCATGGAGTTCCTCGGCGAACTCGTCGAAGGATGGCCGGAACTCAAAGTCATCGTCCTGAACCGCGATCCAGTGCACACCATCCGCTCGTGGCGCGAGACAACCTACGGCTGGCAGCCGGGTCTTGACAGCCCGAGCGAAGGTCTCTGGCGCCGCATCTACGGGCAGGTTCCGGCCGACGCGAATCCGCTTGCCAAGCGCGCTCACCTGTGGAAGCTGCTCGTCGAACGCGGCGAGAAGTACGCGACGAGCCATCCGTCCCAGGTTCTGATGCAGCGCTACGAAGAACTCCTTGCCGATCCGGCGGCGATCATGGCCCGGCTCTTTGCCCACATCGGCGCCCCCCACCCCGATGAGCCGATCGACGTTTCCGACGTGCGGCCGCAGGAGCGTGCGACGTACAAAGGCTTCACCGATGAAGAAGTGCAGATGATCCAGTCGATCTGCGGCCAAGCCGATCGCCGCACGCGTCGCGAGGCTTGAGCAGCGCTACTCGAACGTCCAAGTCACCGTGCGGCTGATTTCGCATTCGAAGGGCGCGATGGCCTTTACGCCGAAGGCGTGATCGTCAGTAGCCGGGCGGTGAAGCGAGTCGTCGAGCGCCACCCCCGGAAGGCGAAGCGATTGTTCCTGAACTCTGAAGGAGTTCTCGTGGCGTGTGGCGCGCAAGTGCGGCCGCACGATACGAGCACGCCTTCGGGGTGCGATGGATTTGGGCCCGGCGGCCCGGGGGTCGCGCTCGCTGCGCTCCCTGGACCCCCGGCTGCGTGCGATGAGGCCTTCGGCCTCGAAGACGGGACGTTGGGCACGCGTGACATGTGCGCAAGTCAATCGCAGGCGAATTGCCGGGCCTGCGCCCTTCGGGTTTTCTCAGGCTCTTCGACAAAGCCTTGTCCCGACCTGCGGGCGCGCTGCGTATCCGAATCGCCGGGCCTGCGCAGAGCCTTGTCCCGACCTACGGGCGCGCTGCCGCATGCGCAAAGCCTTGTCCCGACCTACTCGCGCAGACGCGGTTCTTCTCTCATGTCAGCCGCTGCATTGTCTCTTCGAGCACGTCGAGATTGATTTTGAGGACGATGGGGTTGCCCTCGGTGCGCAGGAACGCCGGGGCCGAGCCGGCCAGCAGGACACGGCGGATGTCGGCGAGACGCGCGTGGTTTTCGCCGTTGCCCAGGCCGCGCTCAGCCCGCTTTTTTGCGATGAGTTTGACCGGCGGGCTGTCGGCGATGCGGTCGGGGCGGATCCAATACAACCGCTCGAGGTACACCGCGTCTTCGAGCCAGTGCCCAGGCCGGATCTCCGCCAGGTCGATGAGCATCGCCGGGTCTTCCGGGCGGTTCGAGCGCGACATGGCGTTGGCCGGGTGCAGGTCGCCGTGACACCACTCGCCTTGCGCGCGACCGCGCCATTCATTCACCCACGTGTCGAGATACTTCTGCGCCGTCTTGAGCGTCTTGTTCCAGCGCTGCTTGTCGGTGAGGTTGTTCTCCTGGCACTGCTGGCGGGCCCGCTCGAAATGCGCGTGCCAGTCTTCTTTCTTGTGCTCGGCGGTGCAGGGGAACTCGCCAGCGCGCCAGTAGAAGCGCGCCGCAGCGTCGGCCATGAGGTCGATGGCGTCAGTGCGCTTGAGACCGAACAGCGGCCCCTCCGGGAAGCGCTCCATGACGATCCAGGCCAGGTCGTAATCGCCCAGCGATTGGCCGCTGGCGTAGAGGCGGGCGGTAATGCCGTAGGGATCGGCCTTGTTGGGCTGGAGGCGCTGGTTCCAGAGCAGTTCGGTCGGGCCGACGGGGATTTTCACGACGACCGACTCTTCGCGCCCGTCTGGCGTGCGCCAGGTGCTGCGGCCGGTGCGGGCCCCGCCGCGCTGCCAGTCGGTGCGAAACCACGCGATGGGTCCCAGCCGGTCGCCGCACGCCTCGCGCAAGAGCGAGGCGAAACGGTCGCCCAGGCCGTCCATGCCCGCCAGTTCCTGGGGCAGTTCAGCAGGCCCCATGCTGCTCGACATCTTCCATGACACGATCTCCTGCCGGAATGATCCTATGCCCGAGGCGCGGCCGGGCCGGCGCGGCCGGTCGCGGGTATGGTTGGGCCGCGTACTGTCGCCTCTGCAGGGAGAATGACTTGCCTCCGATCCACACGACTGGCTCATGTATTCGCATCGCCGCGTCCGCCGCGCTCCTGCTCGTCGCCGCCGCCCAGCCGCCCGCGGCCACCACCCCCGCCGCCGACGGGGACGGCACGATCGCGTACTACGCGCGCGATCAGCGCAGCGCCCAACTCGCCTATGAAGCCGCGCTGCGCGATGCCATATCGCCCCAGCAGCTGCGACGTTGGCACGACCTCACTTCATCGCGGCCGCACGTGGCCGGAAGCGAAGGCGATCGGATCCTGTGCGATCGCATCGAGGCGGCATTTGCCGAGATGGGCCTCAACGTCGAGCGCCACGAGTTTCAGGCTTACCTCGCCCGGCCGGTCAGCGCTTCGCTCTCCATCGTCGCGCCCGATGAAGTGCAACTGCCCATCACGGAGATGCAACTGCCCGAAGATCCCGACACGGCCAGCAACGAACTCACTTTCGGCTGGAATGCCTACAGCGGCAGCGGCGAGGTCACGGCTGAAGTCGTTTATGCCAATCGCGGCACGAAGGAAGACTTCGAACTGCTTCGCGATCTCGGCGTCGATTGCACGGGCAAGATCGTCATCGCGCGCTACGGCGGCAACTACCGCGGATACAAGGCGAAGTTCGCCCAGGCCGCCGGCGCCGCAGGGCTGATCATCTTCACCGATCCCGCCGACAGCGGCTTCGGGCGCGGGGACGTGTACCCGCAAGGCGGCTACGCCAACGAGAGTTACATCCAGCGCGGCTCGATTCTCACGCTTGACTACCCCGGCGATCCGCTCACGCCGTTTCTGCCTGCTGAAGAGGGCATCGAGCGCCTCGACCCCGCGGAGGTCGCGCTGCCGAAAATCCCAGTCCAACCGGTCGGCTGGAACGCGGCACAGCAGATCATGTCGCGCATGACTGGTGAAGCCGTCCCCCCGCCGTGGGCCGGCGGCATGCCCATCGAGTATCGGCTCACCGGCGGGCCTGAACTCAAAGTGCGCCTCGCCGTGCAGCAGCAGCGGCAACTCATGACCACGTGGAACGTGGTCGCCACGCTGCCGGGGACCGACTGGCCGACCGACCGCATCATCATCGGCGCGCACCACGATGCGTGGAGTTTCGGCGCCGGCGATCCGAACTGCGGCACCATTGCCGTGCTGGAAGCGGCGCGCGTGTTTGCCGGGCAGGCGGCGCAGGGGCGCCCACCGCGGCGGTCGATCGTTTTCGCGTGCTGGGGCGCTGAGGAGTTCGGCATCATCGGCTCCACCGAGTGGGTCGAGTCGCGCGAAACGATGCTCAGCACCGGCGCGCTTGCCTACTTCAACCTCGACATGGCGTCGATGGGATGCAACTTCGGCTCATCCGCGGCGCCGACGCTCAAGCCCGTGATCATCGACGCCACCCGCTACGTGCCCCAGCCGCCCGTACCCGGCGAGCCGCCCCCGGATGCATCGGTCACGGTTTTCGATCGCTGGCTGCGTCAGGCGCAGGGGGTGACGGAAACCGATGAGCCGAACTTCGGCGAACTCGGCGGCGGATCGGATCACGTTGGCTTCTATTGCCATGTCGGCATCCCGTCGGCATCAATCGGCGGCAGCGGCGCGCCCGGGCACTCCTACCACTCGAACTACGAAACACTCACGTGGTACCGTCGCTTCGTGGGCGAAGACTACGCCTCGGCGCGCATGGTCGCGCAGGTTACGACCCTGAGCGCCGCCCGCCTGGCCAACGCGCCGATCATTCCGCTCCAGCCCGCTCGCTACGCCGCCGACCTGCCGGCGCATCTGCAGGCATTGAGCAGGCGGGCCCGCGAGATCGGATTCGCCGAATCGCCGGCGCCGCCACAGGATGGCGCTGCGATTGAAGAAGTCCTGCCGGAGTTTCAGTCGATCCTCGACGCAGCGCGTTCGTTCCGCAGCGAAGCCGATCTGCTCGACGGCATGCTGCGATCCCCCGCTATCGTCGCCCGGCAGGATGTCAATACGCTGGCTCGCATCAATCGAACCCTGCTCATGCTCGAGCGCGACTGGCTCGACTACCGCGGCGTGCCCGGCCGGCCCTGGTTTCGAAATGGCTGGGCGGCGACGGATGAAGACTCGGGCTACGGCGCGTGGATGCTGCCCACGCTCCGCGCCAGCATCGAACATGGCGACCGCCAGAAATTCGACGAAGCGGTGCAGTGGTACGGCGAAGTCTTCATGACGCTGCGCGATCGCGTGCGCGGCTTGCGCGAATCGCTCGCGCTGTAGGCGATGACCATCCGTCAGTTGTGAACCGGCGCGCCGGCGAACTCGTTGATGAGGTCGTTGAGCCGGGCGATGGGATCGACCAGCCGCTTGTCGCCATCCTCGAGCGCGATGTTCACGGCGCGGTGGGCCTTGTCGATGCATCGCTCGCGCTGGCCGCCGGGCGTTGAGTCGCACAGGTTGTCGTATACATCCGCGAGTTTGACGATCTTCACGCGCCAGTCGCCGGCGGCGAGTTGGCGGTCATACGCCGGCTCTCGCTCGGCGTCGGGCAGGCGCATGTCCTTGGTCATCGCGGCGACGATGTCGGCTACCTCGGTGCCGCAGGCGTAGAACACATCGTCGTAGTCGGCCGGGGTGTCTTCGATCACGTCGTGCAGCAGCGCCGCAGAGAGTACGACCGGATCGTGCACGTTGAACACATTCGAAACCACGATCGCGACGCGGAAGGGGTGGGCCACATAGGGCGTGCGGCCGTCCTTGCGGGCCTGGTTGACGTGGAAGCGGGCCGCCAGCGATGCAGCCTTCTGCCAGAGATGCGGGTTGCCGCTTGCGTCAGCGGTCATGCTCAAGAGTTCCTTTCTTCACCAGCAGGGCCACGGCGTGGACGGCGATGCCCCGGCCGGCGCCGAGCGCATCGAGTTTTTCGTGCGTTTTGCCCTTAAGGTTCACCCGGTCCGCCTCGATCCCGAGTTGTTGGGCAAGGCGGCTCCGGATGGCGTCCTTGTGCGGGGCGATTTTGGGCTTCTGAAGGATGATCGTCGCGTCCAGGTTGCCTAACTCGTATCCAGCTGTGCTCATTCGACTTACGGCTTCCTCCAGGAAGATCGTCGAATCCGCCCCCTCCCATTTTGGGCTCGTATCGGGGAAAAGTTCGCCGATATCCGGCTCGCCCAGTGCGCCGAGAATGGCGTCGGTCACCGCGTGAAGCAAGGCATCGCCGTCGCTGTGCCCCACCGGCCCCAGATCGTGCTCGATCCGGATTCCGCCGATGATCAGAGGCCGGCCCTCCCCGGCCGGCGCGATGGGCTCGAGACGGTGCAGATCAAAGCCGTGTCCGATGCGCCAGGGAGGTGTTGCACGAGCCATAGATGGGGAGGATACGCGCTGCCGGGCGTCGATTCAGTCGGCGGACGCCGGAGAACCGGGGTCTGAGCCCCACAGGCCCATGCAGCGCCGCCTCAAGCCCGGCGGCGTGCGGGCCCGAAAGACTTCCTGTCGCGCGCTAGGATTGTGAGCCACTTCAGCGGACGCAAGTGAGGAGATGAGCATGGGAGAGTCAATTCACGCCGCAAGTCGCCCCGGACTGGCTGCACGGGCGGCCATCCTCACCTGCGCGGCACTGGTCGCCACCGGCTGCGGCTACCGCCCCGGCGGCCAAGGCTGGACCGGCTCGTCCGAGACTTGGCCCAGCACCGAGTTTCACCCCGCGACGCTGACGCTCGTCGATGTCCGAACCGGTGAAGAACTCTGGACGCAGGACATTCCCGTGGGCTATCAGATGGTCACACGCTTTGTCGAGGGCGGCGGCCCCGACAAGGTCGAACGTCCCGACCGCCTCGAATACCAGATCTTCCTCGTCGGCACGAAATACGGCAAACTCCGCTCGACCATCGCCGTCCCCCCGGCCACCTGCCGCCGCTGGGAACTTTCCTACCGCGATGCGCCGGAATACCGCGAGCCGGGCGTGCGCAACGGCCTGCTGGGCAACATGCCGCCGTGGTGGGAACTGCCCGCCAAACCCCTGCCCGACCTCGACACCGACAGCGGCGACATGTATCAGAAGCAGTAGCGGCGCCGGTTTCGCATGTGCGCCAAGCGCCAGCGCCTCCTCGTGCCGTTCAATTTGCGTGCAGCCTCGGATCCGACAGGTCGAGGCGGTACATGACCTGGTTGTAGTCGTAGCGCGGCGTGGCGATCGGATTGTTCGTGAAACTGCGCGTGTACGTGCCTTCGAGATAGATCAGCCGCCCGCCGTCCTGGTCGAAGAACGGATGGTGCACGACGTTGTAGAACGAGTAGTTGTCGTGCGTGATGATCTTGCGCGCCTCGCTCCACGGCCCGATGAGCGTGGGCGATTCGAGATACCACACCTCGCCAAGCACTGATGAGCCGAACAGTTGCTGCAGAATCATGATGTAACACTGGCGGTACTCGTTCCAGTAGATCGAGCCGCTGTGGCCGATGACCTTTTCGCCGGTCTCGACGTCGCGCGTCTGGATGAGCGCCTCATCTTCGCTCAACAGCCCGGCGTTGATGAGTTCGAGTTGCTGGCTCGCCTCCACGAGGCCGGTGTTGCGCTTCCACGCGTAGATCAGTTTGCCTGAAGCGTCGCGATCAACCTGCGAGTTTTCCTTGGCGTACTTCGTGCCCTCTATCAGACACGTGTACGCCTCGTAGGCTTCAGGGTCGATGAGGCTGTCGTAGTCGGCCTGGCAGCGCACCAGCGCGTAGGGCGAAGGGAAGTAGTAGTATTCGACGCCGCTCTCGGTGACTTTGATCGGGTTCGCCCGCGCGTGCAGCGGCGCATCCACGGGGATCGATCTGATCGGCTCGAAGATGTCCTTGTCATCGTTGTAGAGCGCAAAGCCCGCTTCGTAGATCTCGCCGAGCGTCTTCACGCGGATGAAGTGGCACAGCAGCCGCTCGCGGCCTGACTCGTCCTTCGCCGTCACAAGGCCGTCGAACCACACTGGGCCGGGCTTGTCGCCCAGCGGGCACATCTTCTTGCTGAAGCCTTCCTCGTTGACGAAGTAGCGCAGGTTGACGCCGACCGATGGATCAAGCCCGCCCTTGCCGGGCAGATCGGAAACCGCGCCCGAGCCGGAGAAGTTGCCCAGCGGATAGGCCGTGCGGCCCGTGTCGCCCCAGAACCAGTGAATCTGCCCGCGATAGATGATGCGCTGGACAGAATCCTGCCCCGTCACCTGCGCGTTGAGCACGGGCTGCTCGATGGGCGGCGTGTCGCCGAGTTTCACGCTGTCGCTGTAAATCCCTTCGCCGGTCACGCGGTAGAGGCGCTGAGCGATGTTGACGCGATCGACCTGCAGCATCGCCTCGCCGCCGGGCTTCACTTCGATCGCCTTTCCCTCGTAGCCGAACCCGTCGGCGGGAAACGTGTAGCCGTGGCTCTTGACAAAGAAGAACACGCGCTGGTTCATCAGACCGGGATCGTCGATAGCCGCGACGCCGGCGCTGTCGGTCACGTACGTGACTTCGTTGACGGTGCGCAGTTCGACGAGCGGTACGCCTCGCTGCGTCTTCGAGTCGACGACGGTGATGCGAAACGGCTGCGCGAGAACAAGCGGCGCGGCCAGGACGTTCACGATGACAACCAGCAGCAGTGAGTGCAAGCGGGAGTTTTTCACACGAGGCTCCGTTCGTGGCGAAGTGGAGAGGTCGTGGAACCATAGAGGCGTGAGCCATCGGGTTTGCCGCGCCCAAAGAAAACCCCCGCCGAGGCAGGCTCGGCGGGGGTCGCGAATCGCTGAAAACCGGACTCGGCCCTGTTATTCGATCACGACTTCGGCGACGTTGCTGATGCGCTGGAACTCAGCCGCCTGCATCCAGATTCGGGTCCCCTGCGAGTTGGCCGGGATGCGCTTGCGCAGCAGGGCGTAGCCGTCCTGGTCGGCGGTTCGGATGCCGGCCTGAACCGGACTGGCCAGATCGAGCGTCACATCGAGTTGAGGCACATAGGTGCTGCCCAGGCCACGCACGCTGTAGACGAACACGACCGTAGCGCCGGGAGTGGCGCGGGTGACTTCGGCGTCGCCGTTCACGCCCGCGACGAAGCGCGACGTGGTCAGCCGCATCGGAATTTCACCCGAGTAGGCCGCTTCAATGGCATTGCGCAGGTTGATGCGGCCGTAGCCGTAGGTGTCATCGAGGCCCGGCGCGCCGAGATCGTTGCAGGTGGTCTTGAGGAAGAACTCGACCTCGTCGGGCGTCAGTGCTGGATTCGTGGACCAGAGCAGCGCCGCCAGGCCCGAGACCTGCGGGCAGGCCGCGCTGGTGCCGCTGAAATTGCGATACTGGTTGTCGCCCTCGCTGGTGATGTTCCAGACTTCCTCGGCGGGCGCGACGAGATCGACCATGCGGCCGTAGTTCGAGAACGACGACTTGACATCCTGTCGGCTCACGGCGCCGACAATCATCACGTCGTCAGCGTCACGGTCGTTGGTGGTCATGTTCTGGTTGGAGTTGCCCGCGGCCCAGATCATGAGTCCGCCGATGGACTTGATGTACGTGGCCGTGTCGCGGACGGCTTGGTTGTCCACGCCGCTGTAACTCAGGCTCGCGACCTTGTCGCCGTTCTCGACTGCAGTTG from Phycisphaerales bacterium encodes:
- a CDS encoding sulfotransferase, translated to MAKLQFRSSLVLKMRLKAFWLRAFESGRDPGVATRPFILTGPPRSGTSLLSALLTRKQNVVVVNEPVVVGDPLLARGEPAKLLRGYMNSIARQIATRGTVPTKVDRKDPSRPTTDTAHRGSVRRNVHIDFDRAAPLCIGVKHPISFMEFLGELVEGWPELKVIVLNRDPVHTIRSWRETTYGWQPGLDSPSEGLWRRIYGQVPADANPLAKRAHLWKLLVERGEKYATSHPSQVLMQRYEELLADPAAIMARLFAHIGAPHPDEPIDVSDVRPQERATYKGFTDEEVQMIQSICGQADRRTRREA
- a CDS encoding phosphotransferase, coding for MSWKMSSSMGPAELPQELAGMDGLGDRFASLLREACGDRLGPIAWFRTDWQRGGARTGRSTWRTPDGREESVVVKIPVGPTELLWNQRLQPNKADPYGITARLYASGQSLGDYDLAWIVMERFPEGPLFGLKRTDAIDLMADAAARFYWRAGEFPCTAEHKKEDWHAHFERARQQCQENNLTDKQRWNKTLKTAQKYLDTWVNEWRGRAQGEWCHGDLHPANAMSRSNRPEDPAMLIDLAEIRPGHWLEDAVYLERLYWIRPDRIADSPPVKLIAKKRAERGLGNGENHARLADIRRVLLAGSAPAFLRTEGNPIVLKINLDVLEETMQRLT
- a CDS encoding M28 family peptidase, producing the protein MPPIHTTGSCIRIAASAALLLVAAAQPPAATTPAADGDGTIAYYARDQRSAQLAYEAALRDAISPQQLRRWHDLTSSRPHVAGSEGDRILCDRIEAAFAEMGLNVERHEFQAYLARPVSASLSIVAPDEVQLPITEMQLPEDPDTASNELTFGWNAYSGSGEVTAEVVYANRGTKEDFELLRDLGVDCTGKIVIARYGGNYRGYKAKFAQAAGAAGLIIFTDPADSGFGRGDVYPQGGYANESYIQRGSILTLDYPGDPLTPFLPAEEGIERLDPAEVALPKIPVQPVGWNAAQQIMSRMTGEAVPPPWAGGMPIEYRLTGGPELKVRLAVQQQRQLMTTWNVVATLPGTDWPTDRIIIGAHHDAWSFGAGDPNCGTIAVLEAARVFAGQAAQGRPPRRSIVFACWGAEEFGIIGSTEWVESRETMLSTGALAYFNLDMASMGCNFGSSAAPTLKPVIIDATRYVPQPPVPGEPPPDASVTVFDRWLRQAQGVTETDEPNFGELGGGSDHVGFYCHVGIPSASIGGSGAPGHSYHSNYETLTWYRRFVGEDYASARMVAQVTTLSAARLANAPIIPLQPARYAADLPAHLQALSRRAREIGFAESPAPPQDGAAIEEVLPEFQSILDAARSFRSEADLLDGMLRSPAIVARQDVNTLARINRTLLMLERDWLDYRGVPGRPWFRNGWAATDEDSGYGAWMLPTLRASIEHGDRQKFDEAVQWYGEVFMTLRDRVRGLRESLAL
- a CDS encoding bifunctional (p)ppGpp synthetase/guanosine-3',5'-bis(diphosphate) 3'-pyrophosphohydrolase; amino-acid sequence: MTADASGNPHLWQKAASLAARFHVNQARKDGRTPYVAHPFRVAIVVSNVFNVHDPVVLSAALLHDVIEDTPADYDDVFYACGTEVADIVAAMTKDMRLPDAEREPAYDRQLAAGDWRVKIVKLADVYDNLCDSTPGGQRERCIDKAHRAVNIALEDGDKRLVDPIARLNDLINEFAGAPVHN
- the ispF gene encoding 2-C-methyl-D-erythritol 2,4-cyclodiphosphate synthase, coding for MARATPPWRIGHGFDLHRLEPIAPAGEGRPLIIGGIRIEHDLGPVGHSDGDALLHAVTDAILGALGEPDIGELFPDTSPKWEGADSTIFLEEAVSRMSTAGYELGNLDATIILQKPKIAPHKDAIRSRLAQQLGIEADRVNLKGKTHEKLDALGAGRGIAVHAVALLVKKGTLEHDR
- a CDS encoding S8 family serine peptidase, whose translation is MSRTHTPRALHMLSFALAASIATPFAWADHGQARYVEQPGYQEFSGSMIARPWPVSHWVQQGLSVNDAQQRYDQALAMISAIAAVRNHVWQTDQYIFNLPMGFTENGVADHLLASGLFKFVEPNWRVYPQDCPNDAQFGSQWYHGVDRFDSCAGWDIHTGTSEVTVGVCDTGVRVTHEDIQLHRQEGYNAVDRLWETQGGQINDIYGHGTNATGCAAANGDNGIGVTGMGWNLSHRMLRVTNSSGGGSSIEWLNHAATTAVENGDKVASLSYSGVDNQAVRDTATYIKSIGGLMIWAAGNSNQNMTTNDRDADDVMIVGAVSRQDVKSSFSNYGRMVDLVAPAEEVWNITSEGDNQYRNFSGTSAACPQVSGLAALLWSTNPALTPDEVEFFLKTTCNDLGAPGLDDTYGYGRINLRNAIEAAYSGEIPMRLTTSRFVAGVNGDAEVTRATPGATVVFVYSVRGLGSTYVPQLDVTLDLASPVQAGIRTADQDGYALLRKRIPANSQGTRIWMQAAEFQRISNVAEVVIE